A genome region from Panicum virgatum strain AP13 chromosome 4K, P.virgatum_v5, whole genome shotgun sequence includes the following:
- the LOC120703400 gene encoding zinc finger protein HD1 — translation MNYNFGRNALEKEVGGGEGSCPWPKPCDGCRTAPGVVYCRADAAYLCASCDTRVHAANRVASRHERVRVCEACERAPAVLVCRADAAALCAACDAKVHSANPLAGRHQRVPVVPLPAAAIPAASVLAEAAATTGAIGDKEEEVDSWLLLSKDSDDKKDNIISARNNISSNNMYFAEVEEYFDLVGYNSYCDNHINNTEQYGMQERQQQQLMQKEYGDKEAGECVVPSQVAMVKEQQQSGYGVVGAEQAASITAGVSAYTDSISNSISFSSMEVGIVPDNMATDMANSSVLTPAGAISLFSGPSLQMPLHFSPMDREARVLRYKEKKKNRKFEKTIRYATRKTYAEARPRIKGRFAKRSDMDTEVDQMFSTAALSDGSYGTVPWF, via the exons ATGAATTATAATTTTGGCAGAAACGCCCTCGAGAAGGAGGTTGGAGGAGGCGAAGGGAGTTGCCCATGGCCCAAGCCATGCGACGGGTGCCGCACGGCGCCGGGCGTGGTGTACTGCCGCGCTGACGCTGCGTACCTCTGCGCATCGTGCGACACGAGGGTACACGCCGCAAACCGTGTGGCCTCACGCCATGAGCGTGTGCGCGTTTGCGAAGCATGCGAGCGTGCCCCCGCCGTGCTGGTGTGCCGCGCCGACGCGGCAGCGCTGTGTGCCGCCTGTGACGCCAAGGTGCACTCTGCAAACCCGCTCGCCGGGAGGCACCAACGCGTGCCGGTGGTGCCACTCCCCGCTGCAGCCATTCCGGCTGCTTCTGTGCTTGCCGAGGCAGCAGCCACCACCGGGGCCATCGGTGACAAGGAAGAGGAGGTGGACTCTTGGCTGCTGCTCAGCAAGGATTCTGACGACAAGAAAGACAACATCATCAGTGCCAGGAACAACATCAGTAGCAACAACATGTACTTTGCAGAAGTGGAAGAATACTTTGATCTTGTTGGGTACAATTCATACTGCGACAACCACATCAACAACACAGAGCAGTATGGGATGCAagaacggcagcagcagcagctgatgCAAAAAGAATATGGAGATAAGGAGGCTGGAGAGTGTGTGGTACCTTCACAAGTTGCTATGGTAaaagagcagcagcagagtgGCTATGGAGTTGTAGGGGCCGAGCAGGCTGCCTCCATAACTGCCGGGGTCAGTGCTTACACCGATTCCATCAGCAACAGC ATATCTTTCTCATCAATGGAGGTGGGTATAGTACCAGACAACATGGCCACAGACATGGCAAACTCCAGCGTCCTGACACCTGCTGGAGCCATCAGTCTCTTCTCAGGTCCTTCACTTCAGATGCCACTTCACTTTAGCCCAATGGACAGAGAGGCCAGGGTCCTAAGgtacaaggagaagaagaagaatagaaAGTTTGAGAAGACCATACGTTATGCAACAAGGAAGACATATGCAGAAGCACGGCCAAGGATCAAGGGCCGCTTCGCCAAAAGATCTGATATGGACACCGAAGTGGATCAGATGTTCTCAACTGCAGCTTTGTCTGATGGTAGCTATGGTACTGTCCCATGGTTCTGA
- the LOC120703401 gene encoding peroxidase 11-like has product MAAGVLCFRAFALSMACLLLAVPLLVAQDPSKLSLEYYSKTCPNVEHVVRTEMECAVRADTRNAALMLRLHFHDCFVQGCDGSVLLDDTATMIGEKQADQNVNSLKGFELVDKIKEKLEAECPGTVSCADLLAIAARDAVVLVGGPYWDVPVGRLDSKKASLDLANSDIPTAQQGLLTLIAKFWQKGLDATDMVALVGSHTIGFARCENFRDRIYGDFEMTSKFNPSSEAYLSKLKEVCPRDSGDDNISAMDSHTSAIFDNAYYETLIKGEGLLNSDQEMWSSIAGYSTADTVNKYWADPAAFFKQFSDSMVKMGNITNPAGGEVRKNCRFVNT; this is encoded by the exons ATGGCCGCAGGCGTGCTGTGCTTCAGGGCGTTTGCCCTCTCCATGGCCTGCCTTCTCCTTGCCGTGCCCCTACTAGTGGCTCAGGACCCTTCCAAGCTGAGCCTGGAGTACTACTCCAAGACATGCCCGAATGTGGAGCACGTTGTCCGCACGGAGATGGAGTGCGCGGTGCGTGCCGACACCCGCAATGCCGCCCTAATGCTTCGCCTGCATTTCCATGACTGCTTCGTTCAG GGATGTGATGGATCAGTGCTGCTTGATGACACCGCGACCATGATTGGGGAGAAGCAGGCGGACCAGAACGTCAACTCGCTAAAAGGGTTCGAGCTGGTCGACAAGATCAAGGAGAAGCTGGAAGCCGAGTGCCCTGGAACAGTTTCTTGCGCAGACTTGCTCGCCATTGCAGCTAGGGACGCAGTTGTGCTG GTAGGTGGGCCTTACTGGGATGTCCCGGTAGGAAGATTGGACTCCAAGAAAGCAAGCCTGGACCTAGCAAACAGTGACATCCCTACAGCTCAGCAGGGCCTTCTCACACTCATTGCCAAATTCTGGCAGAAAGGCCTTGATGCCACTGACATGGTGGCCCTCGTTG GCTCCCACACGATTGGATTTGCCAGGTGCGAGAATTTCCGCGACAGGATCTACGGCGACTTTGAAATGACATCAAAGTTCAATCCGTCATCGGAGGCATACCTCAGCAAGCTGAAAGAGGTCTGCCCCAGGGACAGCGGCGACGACAACATCAGCGCCATGGACAGCCACACCTCCGCAATCTTTGACAATGCCTACTACGAGACGCTCATCAAGGGCGAGGGCCTCCTCAACTCCGACCAGGAGATGTGGTCCAGCATCGCCGGGTACTCAACAGCTGACACCGTGAACAAGTATTGGGCCGACCCTGCCGCGTTCTTCAAGCAGTTCTCCGACTCCATGGTGAAGATGGGTAACATTACCAACCCTGCCGGTGGCGAGGTCCGGAAGAACTGCAGATTTGTCAACACATAG